A genomic window from Sorex araneus isolate mSorAra2 chromosome 2, mSorAra2.pri, whole genome shotgun sequence includes:
- the LOC101545310 gene encoding fructose-bisphosphate aldolase B-like, with the protein MAHRFPTLTPEQKKELSDIAQRIVANGKGILAADESVGTMGNRLQRIKVENTEENRRQFREILFTSENSMNQSIGGVILFQETLYQKDSQGKLFRNILKEKGIVVGIKLDQGAAPLAGTNKETTIQGLDGLSECCAQYKKDGADFGKWRAVLRIADQCPSSLAIQENANALARYASICQQNGLVPIVEPEVIPDGDHDLEHCLYVTEKVLATVYKALSDHHVYLEGTLLKPNMVTAGHACTKKYTPEQVAMATVTALHRTVPAAVPGICFLSGGMSEEDATLNLNAINLCPLPRPWKLSFSYGRTLQASALAAWGGKAANKKATQEAFMK; encoded by the coding sequence ATGGCTCACAGATTTCCAACCCTCACCCCGGAACAGAAGAAGGAGCTTTCAGATATTGCCCAGCGCATTGTTGCCAATGGGAAGGGGATTCTGGCTGCAGATGAGTCTGTAGGCACCATGGGAAACCGCCTGCAGAGGATCAAGGTGGAGAATACAGAAGAGAACCGCCGGCAGTTCCGAGAAATCCTCTTCACATCGGAAAATTCCATGAACCAGAGCATCGGAGGTGTGATCCTGTTCCAGGAGACTCTCTACCAGAAGGATAGCCAGGGAAAACTTTTCAGAAACATCCTCAAGGAAAAGGGGATTGTGGTGGGAATCAAGTTAGACCAAGGAGCTGCTCCCCTTGCAGGAACCAACAAAGAAACCACCATTCAAGGGCTCGATGGCCTTTCTGAGTGCTGTGCTCAGTATAAGAAAGATGGTGCTGACTTTGGCAAGTGGCGTGCTGTGCTAAGGATTGCTGACCAGTGTCCATCCAGCCTTGCTATTCAGGAGAATGCCAACGCCCTGGCCCGCTACGCCAGCATCTGCCAGCAGAATGGGCTGGTACCTATTGTTGAACCGGAGGTAATTCCTGATGGAGACCACGATTTAGAACACTGCCTTTATGTGACAGAGAAAGTCCTGGCTACTGTCTACAAGGCTCTCAGTGACCATCATGTTTACCTGGAGGGCACCCTGCTGAAGCCTAACATGGTGACTGCCGGACATGCCTGCACCAAGAAGTATACTCCAGAACAAGTAGCGATGGCCACCGTCACGGCTCTCCACCGGACTGTCCCTGCTGCTGTTCCTGGCATCTGCTTTTTGTCCGGCGGCATGAGCGAAGAGGATGCTACACTCAATCTCAATGCCATCAACTTGTGCCCTCTACCAAGGCCTTGGAAACTGAGTTTCTCTTACGGACGGACCCTGCAGGCCAGTGCATTGGCTGCCTGGGGTGGCAAGGCTGCAAACAAGAAGGCAACCCAGGAGGCTTTTATGAAGTGA